The proteins below are encoded in one region of Parvicella tangerina:
- a CDS encoding GIY-YIG nuclease family protein, whose translation MKPTGTHNYFVYILTNKNKTVLYVGVTEDLKERLYYHQNPISEHNRIPFTTKYACYYLVYFERFEDVSQAIDREKQIKKWSRTKKESLINATNPEWRFLNDEI comes from the coding sequence GTGAAACCTACAGGAACGCACAATTACTTTGTATATATTCTAACCAATAAGAACAAAACAGTTCTATATGTTGGAGTAACGGAAGACTTAAAGGAGCGATTGTATTATCATCAAAATCCTATCTCAGAGCATAATCGAATACCGTTTACTACAAAGTACGCTTGTTATTATCTCGTTTATTTTGAACGATTTGAAGATGTTTCACAAGCCATTGATCGTGAAAAGCAAATCAAGAAATGGAGCAGGACGAAAAAAGAGTCTTTGATTAACGCTACAAATCCGGAATGGAGATTCCTCAATGATGAAATATAA
- the bioB gene encoding biotin synthase BioB has product MRTWTKEEITELYHKPLMELLYEAASVHRKNFDPLEVQVSTLVSIKTGNCAEDCGYCPQAARYNTGIDTNELMSLEEVIQKGKDAKAAGSSRVCMGASWRNVKEDDDFDQVLEMVRSLNEMDLEVCCTLGMLTENQAKRLANAGLYAYNHNLDTSEEYYKEVISTRGYEDRLNTIDNASKAGITVCSGGILGMGEKDEDRIGMLYTLSLMNPRPASVPINALVAVEGTPMEDQQEVSIWEMVRMIATTRIVMDTSYVRLSAGRTQMTDEGQALCFMAGANSIFAGEKLLTTPNPEFVGDMALFNNLGIKPMPAYKHGPKPQINEAYKERSEEANEKIKWSRPGHKIERNEAKKAEAKASRKGEFEPRKVSSVEKI; this is encoded by the coding sequence ATGAGAACTTGGACGAAAGAAGAGATTACCGAACTTTATCATAAACCATTAATGGAATTGCTGTATGAAGCAGCAAGTGTGCACCGTAAAAACTTTGACCCATTAGAGGTACAGGTAAGTACGTTAGTATCTATCAAAACAGGTAACTGTGCTGAGGACTGCGGTTACTGTCCGCAAGCAGCGAGATACAACACTGGTATTGACACCAATGAGTTAATGTCTTTAGAAGAAGTCATTCAAAAAGGAAAAGACGCGAAAGCGGCAGGTTCCAGTAGAGTTTGTATGGGCGCTTCTTGGCGAAACGTGAAAGAAGACGATGACTTTGACCAAGTTTTAGAAATGGTTCGTTCACTCAACGAAATGGATCTGGAGGTTTGCTGTACGTTGGGGATGCTAACTGAAAACCAAGCTAAAAGATTGGCGAATGCAGGTTTGTATGCCTATAACCATAATTTAGATACCTCAGAAGAATATTATAAAGAAGTCATCTCTACCAGGGGTTACGAAGATCGTTTAAACACGATTGACAATGCCAGCAAAGCAGGAATCACGGTTTGCAGTGGAGGAATTTTAGGAATGGGTGAAAAAGATGAAGATAGAATCGGAATGCTTTACACGTTGAGCTTAATGAATCCAAGACCAGCCTCAGTTCCAATTAATGCTCTAGTAGCTGTAGAGGGAACACCCATGGAGGATCAACAAGAGGTTTCGATTTGGGAGATGGTGAGAATGATCGCTACTACTCGAATCGTGATGGATACTTCTTATGTTCGTCTATCTGCTGGTAGAACACAAATGACAGATGAAGGACAAGCGCTATGCTTCATGGCAGGAGCCAACAGTATATTCGCTGGTGAGAAACTATTAACTACGCCAAACCCAGAGTTTGTAGGTGACATGGCCTTGTTCAACAACCTTGGGATCAAGCCAATGCCAGCCTATAAGCACGGACCGAAACCACAGATCAACGAAGCCTACAAAGAGCGTTCAGAAGAGGCGAATGAAAAGATCAAGTGGTCAAGACCAGGGCACAAGATCGAAAGAAATGAAGCTAAAAAAGCTGAGGCGAAAGCTTCACGTAAAGGGGAGTTCGAACCGAGAAAAGTTTCTTCTGTAGAGAAGATTTAA